A segment of the Rhizobium leguminosarum bv. trifolii WSM1325 genome:
GCATGACTGTTGGTACCGTGTTCGGGTCGGCCAGTTCCTCGAACCAGCCCTTGAACTGGTCACCGGCGTAGAAGGGATCCTTCTCGGCCGCCGTATAGGCCGGCAGGGCGCCGATGCGCTTGTTCCACTCGATATTGCCTTCCGGCCCTTCGAGCGTGGCGATCAGCTTCCAGGAGAGATCCTTGTTGCCGCTGGTCGTGAACATCGACCAGCCGCCATAGCCGATCGTCGGGAAGGACTTGCCGTCAGGCCCCTTCGGCAGCGGCATGACGCCGAAATCCTCCTTCTTCATGCGTTCGGCAATGGCGATCAACGCATCCGGATCCTGATCGAGGAATGCGCAGGTGCCAGAATAGAAGCCGGCGACGACCTCGTTGAAGCCCCAGTTGACGCTGTCCTTCGGCGCATAGCCCTTCTTGTAGAGATCGACCATCCATTCGATGCCCTTGGCCCAGCCGGGGCTGTTCATCGTCGAGGTGCCGTCGTCGTTGAAATACTTGTTCGAGCCGGCCATCGAGGCGGCGAAGATCATCCAGCCGTTGAGGCCGCCCGCTCCTCCGCGCATGCAGTAGCCGTATTTGCCGGACAGTTTGGAAACCTTTTCCGAAGCGGCGGTGAATTCTTCCATCGTCTTCGGCGGCGCGGCGACGCCGGCTTCGGCAAGCAGCTTCTTGTTGTAGAACATCGCCCTGAGATAGAATCCGTAGGGCAGCATATAGGCGGTGTTCTTGACGTCGCGGCCGAGTTCGAGTGCGCGCGGCGTCAGCTCCTTGGTGTGCTCCCACTTTGCAAGGTAGGGCTCTAAGCTCTCGAGCATGCCGTTATTGGCATAAAGCGACAGCCAGGTGTCGGGCATCTCCATCACATCGGGCACGTCGCCGGCAGACACCATAGTCGCGAACTTCTGGAACGCCTCGTTCCAGGGCAACGAGATGATGTCGACTTTGGTGCCGGGATTGGCGGCTTCGAACTTGCCGACGATCGATTTCAGCGTTTCGGTGCGCTCCGGGCTGGTGATGACTTCGACAAGCTTGAGCGTCGTATCGGCAAAGGCCGTGCCCGCCATCATCGACGCAAAGATCGTCGAGATTATTAGTTTTTTCATGGCTCAGTTCCCCCTTATTAGGTTTCTCTCGGGTTTCAGGATTGTGAGGCGGCGGCGAGCGCCTCCTCGATGTCTCTCCACAAAGCCTCGGTTCCTTCGAGGCCGACATGGAGACGTACGGATCGCGCATGGATGCCGAAGGCATGTGCGGAATTCGGCTGTGCTTTCTGCTGGAGCACCACCTCGCCCGGTACGATCAGGCTTTCATGTCCACCCCAGCTTACGCCCAGTTTGAAGAGCTTGAGGTGATCGGCGAAGGCACGGATATCCACGCCGTCGCGGAATATGAAGGAAAACAGGCCCGAGGTGCCGATGAGGCCAGTGGGCAGACGGTTGGCGAGCCCCGGATGGCAGACCGTCTCCACCACGCCGAGCTTCTGAAGGCGCCTGGCGATTTCAAGCGCCGATGCCTCGTGGGCTTTCATGCGCAGCGGCAGCGTGCGCAACCCGCGGATCAGCAGCCAGGCGTCGAACGGCGAAAGCTTGCCGCCGAGATAGGGATAGGCCTCGGCCTTGACACGCGCGATCATCGCCGTCGAGCCGGCGATGACGCCGGCCACCACATCGCTATGGCCGCCGAGATATTTCGAGGCTGAATGGATGACGAGATCGACGCCGAGCGTCAGCGGCCGCTGGAAGAACGGGCTTGCCCAGCTGTTGTCGATCATCGAGATGGCGCCATGTTGTTGGGCGAGTGCTGCGAGCGCGCCGACGTCATGCGCCTCCATCACCCAGCTCGTCGGGCTTTCCATGTAGAAGAGTTTGGCGCCGGGCAGCGCCTTGGCGACCGCCTCCTCGTCGCGTCCGTCGACATAGGTCACCTCGATCTTCATCCGCTTCAGGATGGTGCCGAACAGGCGAAAGGCATCGGGATAGACATGCTTGACGGCGACGATGCGGTCGCCCGGCTCGACGAAGCTTAAGACCGCCGATGAGATCGCCGCCATGCCGCTTGCAAAACCCAGCGCATCCTCGGCACCTTCGAGCTTGGCGAGCATTTCTTCGAAGGCACGCACCGTCGGGTTCAGGCCGCGCGTATAGATCGGCCGCACCCTCTCGCCGCGATAAGAGGCGATCATGTCGTCATAATCGGAAAAGGTGAAAAGCGAGGTCTGGAAAATCGGCGGCACGACGGCGTCGGCGAAGTTGCCTTCGTCGTGCGCCGTGATGAGGGAAGCAAGATCGAACGGTTCAGAGCCGTTGCTCATTTGGACATTTCCTTGATGTCTTCCTCGACGATATCGAGAATTTTCAATGTTTCGGCGCGCGCCGCCTCGGGATCCCCGGCAGCGATCGCATCGAAAAGGGTGCGGTGAAAGGGAAAGGACCGGCGTGCGAAATCCTGGCGGTCGAACGGATGCTCCCAGAAGCGCTCGAAGGTCTCGCGCATCTGCTCGAGAAGCTGGCGAAACAGCGGATTGTGGGTGGCGTCGTAGACAGCGAGATGGAAGGCCAGATCCTCCGGCCCGGAGGTACCCTTCTCCAAGTGCACCCGCTCCATCGCGTCCAGCTTTTCCTCGATGACGACGAGGTCTGTGTTCGTGCGCCGCCGGGCCGCGACCATGCCTGCCTCGCATTCGATGCCGCGTCGAACCTCCAGCGTCTGCAGCAGCACGTCGCGCAGATGAACCGTGTCGAAAGAGAGCGGCATGTGGATCGTCGCCCTGGAAACCGGTTTCAGCAAATAGGTGCCGCTGCCCTTACGCGTCTCGATGACGCCGAGCGCCTGGAAGTGGCGGATCGCCTCGCGAATGGTCGAGCGGCCGACGGCAAGGGCTGCCATCAACTCGCGCTCGGCCGGAAGCCTATCGCCCGCCTTCAACCTGGCTTCCTCGACATAATCCGCCAGCGCATCGGTCACCTGACGCGCGCGGTCCATGACTGGAAGCGGCCGGATCACCGGCCTGTCGCTGCTATTTGCCTTCATGGTTCCCCATTTTCTTATCAGGCAGCCGACGTCTAGAATTGGTCTGACATCTTAGCATTTCTCAAAGATGGAAAGACGTCAAGGGGTGTTTGTTGGTCGGCCGGCCGCTCCACAATTCCCTTTGCACCTCCGAAATGGTTTCAGCGCGGCGCTTACCGCGGGCACGCAGTGGAACCGCCTCTCTCTTCAGGTGTTCCTGTCGATCAGCAGGGAGCTTTCAAATGACCTACGTCTCATCGCCAAGCTACGACCGTAACGACGCCAGCCGCGCTTCGAACCTTCGTCAGTGTCTCGAGACCGCCAGACGCCGCCTCGATGAGATATCGCACAACTCGGAAACCGAGAAAATTGAAACGCTCGTGGCTTCCGCCGTCGAGGCGGGTTGGGAAGAGGATGAAGTGCGCGAGGCCCTGAGCGCCGGCGACGAGCAAGGAAACAAGATGCCGGAGCACAAACCACCCGTCCCAACGATCGGCGTGGTCCCTTCGTCATCTTTTTGACAAGTGGCGGATGCTAGCGCGGTCCTGGCAAGCGGCGGGATCTCGGCTTATCTCGCCGTGTGATCACCTGTGCGGATAATGTTGCCCAATCGCCACCACCCAGGCGCCGATGGTGTTCCGTCAGCCATGCTCAAGACGCTCGACGTCCGGCGGGACCAAACCGCGTGGAAGCGGCCCGCCCGGCGTCAGATCTCCTGTTCATTGGTGGCCGGTCGGCAAGAAAGACTCGTCCAACCCTCCGGCATGATCCTCTCTCCGGCAAACAGTCTGACCGTGGCGTGAAAAAGCGTCGGCGCCGACCTAGTTAGTCACCGACGGCCGGGGATGGCGGCCGTCGGACTTTTGAACTTACAATCAACGACAAGAGGATAAGTTGATGAAAAGGACGTTTCTATATTATTGCACTTTGATATCCGCGCTATCGGCGATGACGGCTTCTATTGTCGGCGCGCCCGCTCTCGCCGAAGAGTTTGTTGCTTCGCAGAGCAAGACGGTCGTCGAAACCAACAAGGGCAGTCTCGTCGGCGCACTCGACGATGGCATCTTTAGCTATCTTGGCGTCCCCTATGCACATGCCGACCGCTTCATGCCGGCGGAAGAGGTCGCGCCCTGGAAAGGCATCCGCCCCGCGGTCACCTATGGCGAGAACTGCTTTATCCCCCGCATGAAGGAAGTGGCCGGCGACGAACTCTTCAATCCGCACCGCTATCTGCCGATGAGCGAAGCCTGCCAGTTCCTGAACATCTGGACGCCGGCGATCAACGACGGAAAGAAACGGCCGGTCATGGTCTGGATCCATGGGGGCGGCTTCACCAATGGTTCAGGCATCGAACTGACCTCGTATGACGGCCACAATCTGAGCAAGGACGGTGATGTCGTCGTCGTCACCCTCAACCACCGGCTCAACGTGCTCGGCTTCCTCGATCTTTCCGCTTACGGAGAGAAATACAAACGGACGGGCAATGCCAGCGTCACCGATCTCGTCGCCGCGCTGAAATGGGTCCACGACAATGCCGCGGCCTTCGGCGGCGATCCCGGCAACGTGACGATTTTCGGCCAGTCCGGCGGCGGCTACAAGGTGCGCGCCTTGATGGGGACGCCTTCGGCGAAGGGCCTCTTCCAGAAGGCCATCGTTCAGAGCGGCTCCCGGAGCGATTCCGTCGTCGATCAGGCATCCTCGCGGAAGGTGGCCGAACTGACGCTTGCCAACCTCGGTCTCAAGGCTGAGGAAATCGACAAGCTTGCCGACGTCGACTACTACGATCTCCTTGCCGCGGCCGACAAGGCCATCAAGGACGCGACCGCCCAAGGCGCAAAAGACGCCCGCTACGCACCTGTTCAGGACGGGGACTACATTCCGGTGAACCCCGTCGGGACAGAGTGGGTTGACCAGGCCAAGGACATTCCGCTGATGGTCGGAAACACCCTCAACGAGTTCGAGACGGTGATCAATCACAAGGCGGGCGAGCTTCTTGCCGACAACAAGAACAACTGGGACGAAGACAAGTCCGAGGCCAAGCTGAAGGAGCGCTTCGCCGACAAATCCGACGCGGTCGGCAAGGCATTCATGGCGGCCTACCCCGAGAAAAAGATCGCCGACGCCTATTTCCTGGATCTGCGCTTCCGGCCGGGAGCCATCCGTGATCTCGACCTGAAGGCGAAGCAGAACGGGGCTCCGGTCTACTCCTACATGTTCGCCTACGAGTCACCGGTCCTGGATGGGATTGCCATGGCCTGGCATTGCTCGGAACTGCCCTACGTGTTTGCGAACGCCGCTCTGGTCAAGACGTCGACCGGTGGTGGGAGCGACGCCCTGGCGCTTTCCAGGAAGGTGAGCCAGGCCTGGGTCAACTTCGCGCGCAACGGCAAGCCGAGCGCCGAGGGCTTGCCCGACTGGCCGGCCTACACAACCGACAAGCCGGCGACCATGGTTCTCGACAAGCAGTCCCGTGTGTCAGTCGATCTCGATCGCAAGCTGCTGCAGGCGGCGGGCGCTCTCTAACGAGATTTGCAGGATGGGACATACGGCGCCTGACGACATCGACCAACCGGCACCGGCGGCGCATTTGCTGGTCCCGATCAGGCATCGACATCGGCTGAAATCGTCACCTCCTTGAAGGCGTCGAGTTCAGCCAACCGCTCGACCAGCGCCTTGCGGATCGAGGCATAGCTGCCGGCGCCAAGCGCCAGCCGCTTCGGAGCCAAGTGTTGTTCGGCAGCCTCGATCATCGCCTGCGCCATCTTGACGGGGTCACCCTTGGCCTCGAACCTGCCGTCGGCGATAGCGCGGCGGATGTCGCCGGCCGGCGTCGCGTCATAGGCTTTCATCGGCCGCGGCGCGACCAGCCCGCGGCCAAAATCGGTCCGCGCCGGACCTGGCTCGGCGATGATGAATTCGATGCCGAAGGGGGCGACCTCCTGCGAAACGGCTTCGATGAAGCCTTCGATGCCCCATTTGGTCGCGTGATAGAGGCTGAAATTCGGATAGGCGATCTGCCCGCCTTCCGAAGACACCTGCAGGATGCGGCCGCCGCCCTGCGCCCGCATATGCGGCAATGCTGCCCGGATCACCTGGATCGAGCCGACCAGGTTGGTATCGATCTGATGGCGGATCTGTTCGTCGCTGACCTCTTCGGCAGCACCGAACAGACCGTAGCCGGCATTGCTGACGACGACGTCGATCCGGCCCATCGCTCCAAAAGCGGCGTCGACGACCGAGCGCACCGCCCCATCATTGCTGACGTCAAGCGTCGCGATCCAGAGGTTGTCGCCGTAATGCGACTTCAAATCATCGAGCGCTGCCGGCTTGCGCACTGTCGCCGCGACGCGATCGCCGCGCGCCAGCAATTTTTCGGTCATGATGCGCCCGAAACCGGAGGAGGCGCCAGTAATCATCCATGTCTTTCCCATTGTCTTTACCTTTCATCCCGCGGCATTGCGGCTGCTCTTGAAGGTAAAGATAGATAAGCCTATTCCTGCTTCTATACGTCGAATGCTGCATGAGTTGGTGAATTCTAGCCATGAATTACAAGCCGAGCCTTGCCGATCTGAGAGCCTTGTCTGCTATCGTCAACCATCGCAGCTTCCGCAAGGCTGCCGACGAGTTGGGCCTGTCGCCTTCGACGCTCAGCCATATGATGCGTTCGCTCGAAGCCAATATGGGCGTTCGGCTTCTCCACCGGACGACCCGCAGCGTGGCGGCGACGGAGGCCGGCGAGCGCCTCGTTACCCGTCTGACGCCACTGTTCAGGGATTTTGATCTGGCGCTCGAGGAGGTCAACGAATTCCGCGGCCATCCCAGCGGCACGTTGCGGGTCAATACCAGTGAGATCGCCGCGCGGGTGCTGCTCGATGCCGCCGTCCCGACCTTTCTCACCTGCTATCCCGACATGTCGCTCGATCTCGTCACCGACAATCGGCTCGTCGATGTCGTTGCCGACGGTTTTGATGCCGGCATAAGGCTTCGCGAGGCGGTGCCGCTCGATATGATCGCGGTGGAATTCGGCGGAGATACCCGCTTTGTTGCCGTCGCTTCGCCGGCCTATCTGGCAGCGCATCCGGCGCCGCAGACACCGGACGCATTGAAGACCCACGCCTGCATCCGCTTCCGGCTGCCAAGCGGCAAGCTCTTCCGCTGGGAGTTCGAAAAACACGGCCACGAGATTGCCGTCGACGTTCCGGGCGTGCTGACGCTCGACCATGTCGAGCTGATGGCGCAGGCGGCGGCAAAGGGGCTCGGCATCGCCTATGTCTCGGATCGCACCGCCCGGCCGTTTCTCGAAAGCGGCGCGCTCGTCACGGTGCTGGACGACTGGTGTCCTGCCATTCCGGGCCTCTGTCTCTATTATCCCGGCCACCGTCACGTGCCGCAGGGTTTGCGGGCCTTCATCACGGTGCTGACCGAGGTCGAGCGTCACGGCAGATAGGCCGCCTTCAGAAGGTTTCGATCCGGGAGTTGATCCAGCGGACAAAGAACGAGGCAGGCGGAGCGAGACGTTCAAAACTGCGCGCGACCAGCCAGTAGGCGCCGTGGGCAACGGCAAGGTCGGACAGGCGAAGCAACCGGCCCGCCCTGATCTCTTCCTCGGCGAAGATATCGTCCATCAGTGCTATGCCCTGCCCGCGCAGGACCGCCTGCATGACCAGCCCGCCATCGGCATAGACCGGCCCCCGCGCGATTTCCGGCATGGCGATGCCTGCCATCTCGAACCAGCGGAACCACACGTCGCGGGTCTCCTCATGCAACAGCGTATGACAGAGCATGTCTTCCGGGCGGTCGATCGCAGGCCCTCCCTTGAGCAGCGCAGGTGCCGCGACCGGCACCATCCTGACATCGGCGAGATGCCCGCTCTCCGTCCTCGGCCAGGCGGTCACGCTGGCGCTGTGGCGGATGGCGATCTCGGCCTGTCCGCCTCGGAACTCGACCAGGCGTGAATCGGCGTCGATCGTCACGTCGATCTCAGGATGCCGTTCGCGAAACTCCGGCAGGCGGGGAACGAGCCAGCACGCCGCGAAGGAAGGTTCCACGCTGATCGTCAGCGCTGCCCTCGCCGGTCGGCTGCGGATTTCTTCCAGGGATTCGTCGATCCGGTCGAAGGATGACGTCAGGATCGCCAGCAGCTTGTTGCCCGAGGCGGTCAGATGGACGCCGCGATGGCGGCGCTCGAAGAGCGCTTCGCCCAGCAACGTCTCCAGCTCGCGGATCTGCCGGCTGACCGCCGCCTGCGAGATGAACAGCTCCTGCGCCGCCCGCGTGAAGCTCTCGAGGCGGCCGGCGACCTCGAAACTCCGCAAAGCGGTCAATGGCAGGCGTCCGCGCTTCATCCATAACCTCAAGTCATTCGAGGCCGACGATAAGCTCGTTTGAAGGCGCGAGGCAAGGGGCGGCATATGATTGCCAAGGAGAGATATCGATGCGCAAGCGGATATTCGAGATCATGTTGAACGCCATCCGGCTTGTGACGTTTCAGCCATGGCTGAGTGAAAGCGCCGACCGAAGTGACAACGGCGACAGCACCCGCTGTCGCCATGACATCAACCCGCAACCGGTTCCAGATCGATCAGCGCCTTGATCGGCAGGTGGTCGGAGGCGATACGCGCGAGCGGCGTATCATGTGCTTCCACCTCCGAGATGATCCCCTTGCGGTTGGCGATGATGCGGTCGAGCGCCAGAAGCGGCAGGCCGGCGGGGAAACTCGGGACGGCGGGCGGCAGCGGTCCGAAGGCGGATTGAAAGGTGTTGAGCGAAGACCGGTCGCCGAGCCGCCATTCGTTGAGGTCGCCGAGCAGGATGGTCGGCATCTCGTGCCTGTCGTTGATCAGTTCGACCAGCATGCGGGCCTGCTGGGCTCTGCTATGGCGCAGCAGCCCGAAATGCGCGGCGATGATGCGCAGCACCCCGCCCTTCTCGAGTTCGATCTCGGCAACCAGCGCGCCGCGCGGTTCGAGCCCCGGCAGCTTGACCTGATGCACGTCATGCACCAGCCCCTTCTTGAAGAGCACGACATTGCCGTGCCAGCCATGCGCCTTCGCCATGCCGGCAATCGGGACCGCGATCAGTCCCGTTTCCCGCTCCAGCCGCCCGAGATCGAGAATGCCGGTGCGCTCGCCAAAGCGCGTATCGGCCTCCTGCAACGCGATCACATCGGCGCCGATTTCGTGGATGACGCGGCTGGTGCGCTCCGGATCGAAGCGCCGGTCGGTGCCGATGCACTTGTGCACGTTGTAGGAGGCGATCAGCGTCCCCGCAGTGGGCGGCCTTGCCTCCGTATAGGCTGCATCGAGCCGCTTTTTCCTGCTCCTGATCGAGGCGAGAATGCTGGCGGGAAGGCTGTCTTTTCTGGCGTGCATCGGCAGGCGCACTTGTTCCGTTGATCGAAAAGGCTTGTCTCAACAGTATAGGCGGGCAAGCCGGACTTGCCACGTCCGATCACAAAAAATCCTTCAGAGATAGGGCGACCCTAGCCATAGCACCTTCTCAAGCAGCCGCACCGGGAAGGGTCGCGCCTGCAGCCCCTCAAGCGTCACGGGCGTCGCGGTTTTCAAGGTTTCCTCGATGTGCTCGTCGATCTCGGCGGCGAAGCCCTCGTTCAGCACTTCGAGATCGACCTCGAAATTCAGCCGCAGCGACCGCGGATCGAGATTGGAAGAGCCGACATAGGCCCAGGTACCGTCGATCGTCAGCAGTTTCGAATGGCTGAAGCTGCCGGTGGAGCGCCAGATGCGGCAGTAATTCTTGAGGATCTGATCGAACTGCGCCGTCATCGCCCGGTCGACCAGCACGAGGTTGTTGAGCGCGGGCACGACGATATCGACTTCGACGCCGCGCCGCGCCGCCGTCACCAGGGCGCTGATGAGTTCGCGGTCCGGCAGGAAATAGGGCGACATGATGCGGATCGACTGGCGCGCCACGGAAAAGGCGCCCATCAGCATCTTGTGGTTGGTCTCGACGCTGCGATCCGGGCCGGAGGCGACGACGCGCATCAGGATGGGATCGCCGGGACTGCGCTCCGGCGGTTCGATGCGCCAGGGCTCGTCGTTCAACAACTCCTGCGTCGAGAAGCGCCAGTCTTCGGCGGCTAGGTCGAAAAGGTCGGCCACGACAGCGCCGGTGACGCTGAAGTGCGTGTCGTGGGCAAAGCTCTCGCCTGTTGCCTCCTCGCTGAAGCCCGCCCTGATGTTCATCCCGCCCGTCAGCGCGATTTTCCCGTCGACGATCAGGATCTTGCGGTGGGTGCGCAGATTGGCATAGGGCAGCCGTAAACCCATGATGACATTGCCGTTGAAGACGGCAACGGTGACGCCGCCTTCCCTCAGATGGCCGAGAATGCTCGGCACCGAATAACGCGCGCCGACCGCGTCGATCAGCACCCGGACTTCCACACCACGGCTGGCCGCCGCAATCAGCGCATCGGCGATGCGAAGGCCGACCGCATCGCGGTCGAAAATATAGGTTTCGAGCAGGATGCTGCGCGCCGCCTCGTCGATGGCGGTCTTCATCGCCGCATAGGCCTCGTCGCCGGTTTCCAGCACATCGATCGTATTGCCTGAAGTCAGCGGATTGCGCGTCACCCGGTCGCCGAGCGTCTGCAGCGCCGCGAAGCGGCGGCCGAACTGGCTGATCAC
Coding sequences within it:
- a CDS encoding extracellular solute-binding protein family 1 (PFAM: extracellular solute-binding protein family 1~KEGG: rec:RHECIAT_PA0000190 putative sugar ABC transporter, substrate-binding protein), which gives rise to MKKLIISTIFASMMAGTAFADTTLKLVEVITSPERTETLKSIVGKFEAANPGTKVDIISLPWNEAFQKFATMVSAGDVPDVMEMPDTWLSLYANNGMLESLEPYLAKWEHTKELTPRALELGRDVKNTAYMLPYGFYLRAMFYNKKLLAEAGVAAPPKTMEEFTAASEKVSKLSGKYGYCMRGGAGGLNGWMIFAASMAGSNKYFNDDGTSTMNSPGWAKGIEWMVDLYKKGYAPKDSVNWGFNEVVAGFYSGTCAFLDQDPDALIAIAERMKKEDFGVMPLPKGPDGKSFPTIGYGGWSMFTTSGNKDLSWKLIATLEGPEGNIEWNKRIGALPAYTAAEKDPFYAGDQFKGWFEELADPNTVPTVMPTYLEEFAFFKDSLAIKTSQQAMLGDISAKDLADQWAEYLTKAQQKFLAKK
- a CDS encoding Cystathionine beta-lyase (PFAM: Cys/Met metabolism pyridoxal-phosphate-dependent protein; aromatic amino acid beta-eliminating lyase/threonine aldolase~KEGG: ret:RHE_PE00244 hypothetical protein), with the protein product MSNGSEPFDLASLITAHDEGNFADAVVPPIFQTSLFTFSDYDDMIASYRGERVRPIYTRGLNPTVRAFEEMLAKLEGAEDALGFASGMAAISSAVLSFVEPGDRIVAVKHVYPDAFRLFGTILKRMKIEVTYVDGRDEEAVAKALPGAKLFYMESPTSWVMEAHDVGALAALAQQHGAISMIDNSWASPFFQRPLTLGVDLVIHSASKYLGGHSDVVAGVIAGSTAMIARVKAEAYPYLGGKLSPFDAWLLIRGLRTLPLRMKAHEASALEIARRLQKLGVVETVCHPGLANRLPTGLIGTSGLFSFIFRDGVDIRAFADHLKLFKLGVSWGGHESLIVPGEVVLQQKAQPNSAHAFGIHARSVRLHVGLEGTEALWRDIEEALAAASQS
- a CDS encoding GntR domain protein (PFAM: GntR domain protein; regulatory protein GntR HTH~SMART: regulatory protein GntR HTH~KEGG: rec:RHECIAT_PA0000188 probable transcriptional regulator protein, GntR family), whose translation is MKANSSDRPVIRPLPVMDRARQVTDALADYVEEARLKAGDRLPAERELMAALAVGRSTIREAIRHFQALGVIETRKGSGTYLLKPVSRATIHMPLSFDTVHLRDVLLQTLEVRRGIECEAGMVAARRRTNTDLVVIEEKLDAMERVHLEKGTSGPEDLAFHLAVYDATHNPLFRQLLEQMRETFERFWEHPFDRQDFARRSFPFHRTLFDAIAAGDPEAARAETLKILDIVEEDIKEMSK
- a CDS encoding Carboxylesterase type B (PFAM: Carboxylesterase type B~KEGG: asu:Asuc_2093 carboxylesterase type B) — protein: MKRTFLYYCTLISALSAMTASIVGAPALAEEFVASQSKTVVETNKGSLVGALDDGIFSYLGVPYAHADRFMPAEEVAPWKGIRPAVTYGENCFIPRMKEVAGDELFNPHRYLPMSEACQFLNIWTPAINDGKKRPVMVWIHGGGFTNGSGIELTSYDGHNLSKDGDVVVVTLNHRLNVLGFLDLSAYGEKYKRTGNASVTDLVAALKWVHDNAAAFGGDPGNVTIFGQSGGGYKVRALMGTPSAKGLFQKAIVQSGSRSDSVVDQASSRKVAELTLANLGLKAEEIDKLADVDYYDLLAAADKAIKDATAQGAKDARYAPVQDGDYIPVNPVGTEWVDQAKDIPLMVGNTLNEFETVINHKAGELLADNKNNWDEDKSEAKLKERFADKSDAVGKAFMAAYPEKKIADAYFLDLRFRPGAIRDLDLKAKQNGAPVYSYMFAYESPVLDGIAMAWHCSELPYVFANAALVKTSTGGGSDALALSRKVSQAWVNFARNGKPSAEGLPDWPAYTTDKPATMVLDKQSRVSVDLDRKLLQAAGAL
- a CDS encoding short-chain dehydrogenase/reductase SDR (PFAM: short-chain dehydrogenase/reductase SDR; Male sterility domain; NAD-dependent epimerase/dehydratase~KEGG: rpb:RPB_0526 short chain dehydrogenase~SNP /replace=T~SNP /replace=A~SNP /replace=G~SNP /replace=C~SNP /replace=C) translates to MGKTWMITGASSGFGRIMTEKLLARGDRVAATVRKPAALDDLKSHYGDNLWIATLDVSNDGAVRSVVDAAFGAMGRIDVVVSNAGYGLFGAAEEVSDEQIRHQIDTNLVGSIQVIRAALPHMRAQGGGRILQVSSEGGQIAYPNFSLYHATKWGIEGFIEAVSQEVAPFGIEFIIAEPGPARTDFGRGLVAPRPMKAYDATPAGDIRRAIADGRFEAKGDPVKMAQAMIEAAEQHLAPKRLALGAGSYASIRKALVERLAELDAFKEVTISADVDA
- a CDS encoding transcriptional regulator, LysR family (PFAM: LysR substrate-binding; regulatory protein LysR~KEGG: mlo:mll2472 transcriptional regulator), yielding MNYKPSLADLRALSAIVNHRSFRKAADELGLSPSTLSHMMRSLEANMGVRLLHRTTRSVAATEAGERLVTRLTPLFRDFDLALEEVNEFRGHPSGTLRVNTSEIAARVLLDAAVPTFLTCYPDMSLDLVTDNRLVDVVADGFDAGIRLREAVPLDMIAVEFGGDTRFVAVASPAYLAAHPAPQTPDALKTHACIRFRLPSGKLFRWEFEKHGHEIAVDVPGVLTLDHVELMAQAAAKGLGIAYVSDRTARPFLESGALVTVLDDWCPAIPGLCLYYPGHRHVPQGLRAFITVLTEVERHGR
- a CDS encoding transcriptional regulator, LysR family (PFAM: LysR substrate-binding; regulatory protein LysR~KEGG: mlo:mlr0919 transcriptional regulator), with protein sequence MKRGRLPLTALRSFEVAGRLESFTRAAQELFISQAAVSRQIRELETLLGEALFERRHRGVHLTASGNKLLAILTSSFDRIDESLEEIRSRPARAALTISVEPSFAACWLVPRLPEFRERHPEIDVTIDADSRLVEFRGGQAEIAIRHSASVTAWPRTESGHLADVRMVPVAAPALLKGGPAIDRPEDMLCHTLLHEETRDVWFRWFEMAGIAMPEIARGPVYADGGLVMQAVLRGQGIALMDDIFAEEEIRAGRLLRLSDLAVAHGAYWLVARSFERLAPPASFFVRWINSRIETF
- a CDS encoding Endonuclease/exonuclease/phosphatase (PFAM: Endonuclease/exonuclease/phosphatase~KEGG: rec:RHECIAT_PA0000174 putative endonuclease/exonuclease/phosphatase protein) — translated: MHARKDSLPASILASIRSRKKRLDAAYTEARPPTAGTLIASYNVHKCIGTDRRFDPERTSRVIHEIGADVIALQEADTRFGERTGILDLGRLERETGLIAVPIAGMAKAHGWHGNVVLFKKGLVHDVHQVKLPGLEPRGALVAEIELEKGGVLRIIAAHFGLLRHSRAQQARMLVELINDRHEMPTILLGDLNEWRLGDRSSLNTFQSAFGPLPPAVPSFPAGLPLLALDRIIANRKGIISEVEAHDTPLARIASDHLPIKALIDLEPVAG
- a CDS encoding phospholipase D/Transphosphatidylase (PFAM: phospholipase D/Transphosphatidylase~SMART: phospholipase D/Transphosphatidylase~KEGG: rec:RHECIAT_PA0000173 transmembrane cardiolipin synthetase protein), encoding MFYLLSTYWPHILFVVSIAMGAAAAIHAAMTKEEVRAAIGWVGVIILSPIIGAVLYAIAGINRIRRKSLSVRRDALLLAAEFDELETFDAEAETVISQFGRRFAALQTLGDRVTRNPLTSGNTIDVLETGDEAYAAMKTAIDEAARSILLETYIFDRDAVGLRIADALIAAASRGVEVRVLIDAVGARYSVPSILGHLREGGVTVAVFNGNVIMGLRLPYANLRTHRKILIVDGKIALTGGMNIRAGFSEEATGESFAHDTHFSVTGAVVADLFDLAAEDWRFSTQELLNDEPWRIEPPERSPGDPILMRVVASGPDRSVETNHKMLMGAFSVARQSIRIMSPYFLPDRELISALVTAARRGVEVDIVVPALNNLVLVDRAMTAQFDQILKNYCRIWRSTGSFSHSKLLTIDGTWAYVGSSNLDPRSLRLNFEVDLEVLNEGFAAEIDEHIEETLKTATPVTLEGLQARPFPVRLLEKVLWLGSPYL